From a single Aquincola tertiaricarbonis genomic region:
- a CDS encoding ATP-binding protein, whose amino-acid sequence MPTFRLAPLPPWWPWRSTTPDDETGRQGAPRADAPVADDPALPPEARAGRSNLMQLVQLRWLAVGGQLLTVLAVHFGLGLQLPILPLLWLLASLALFNLVSWLRASTARHVGQPELFLCLGMDLVVLTGLLALSGGVNNPFLFVYLPQLAVGALLLRPAYAWTLTLLACVAIVLLAQWHLPLAWPDAPQPQRLSLLYLGGLLLCFALCASLLVLAVGRFARNLRVRDARLAALRQRAAEEDHIVRMGLLASGAAHELGTPLATLSVILGDWAHMAPFAAEPELREDLEQMQSQVQRCKGIISGILLSAGDSRGDRPTATTLKAFLDEVALDWRERRQQAAFAPELGPLPATPIIADTGLRQMVTNVLDNALEAMQAAGTAPPATPRLLAEWQRDRLLLRVIDRGPGFSEEMLSNFGRPYHSSKGRPGGGLGLFLSVNVARKLGGNVIACNRKTGGAEVTIDLPLAALTLPPEAAPPNRSPD is encoded by the coding sequence ATGCCCACTTTCCGCCTTGCCCCCTTGCCCCCCTGGTGGCCCTGGCGCAGCACCACGCCCGACGACGAGACGGGCCGCCAGGGTGCGCCGCGGGCCGATGCGCCGGTGGCCGACGACCCCGCGCTGCCGCCCGAAGCGCGTGCCGGCCGCAGCAACCTCATGCAGCTGGTGCAGCTGCGCTGGCTGGCCGTGGGCGGGCAGTTACTCACCGTGCTGGCGGTGCACTTCGGCCTGGGGCTGCAGCTGCCCATCCTGCCGCTGCTGTGGCTGCTGGCCTCGCTGGCGCTGTTCAATCTGGTGAGCTGGCTGCGTGCCAGCACCGCCCGCCACGTGGGCCAGCCCGAGCTGTTCCTCTGCCTGGGTATGGACCTGGTGGTGCTCACCGGCCTGCTGGCGCTGTCGGGCGGGGTCAACAATCCCTTCCTGTTCGTGTACCTGCCGCAGCTGGCGGTGGGTGCGCTGCTGCTGCGGCCGGCCTACGCCTGGACGCTGACGCTGCTGGCCTGCGTGGCCATCGTGCTGCTGGCGCAGTGGCACCTGCCGCTGGCCTGGCCCGATGCGCCGCAGCCACAGCGGCTTTCGCTGCTGTACCTGGGCGGGCTGCTGCTGTGCTTCGCGCTCTGCGCCTCGCTGCTGGTGCTGGCGGTGGGCCGCTTCGCCCGCAACCTGCGGGTGCGCGACGCGCGCCTGGCCGCGCTGCGGCAGCGTGCCGCCGAGGAGGACCACATCGTGCGCATGGGCCTGCTGGCCAGCGGCGCGGCGCATGAACTGGGCACGCCGCTGGCCACGCTCAGCGTGATCCTGGGCGACTGGGCGCACATGGCGCCGTTCGCGGCCGAGCCCGAACTGCGTGAAGACCTGGAGCAGATGCAATCGCAGGTGCAGCGCTGCAAGGGCATCATCAGCGGCATCCTGCTGTCGGCCGGCGACAGCCGTGGCGACCGACCCACCGCCACCACGCTCAAGGCCTTTCTCGACGAAGTGGCGCTGGACTGGCGCGAGCGACGCCAGCAAGCCGCCTTCGCGCCCGAGCTGGGCCCGCTGCCGGCCACGCCCATCATTGCCGATACCGGCCTGCGCCAGATGGTGACCAACGTGCTGGACAACGCGCTGGAGGCGATGCAGGCCGCCGGCACCGCACCGCCGGCCACGCCGCGGCTGCTGGCCGAGTGGCAGCGCGACCGCCTGCTGCTGCGGGTGATCGACCGCGGCCCTGGTTTCAGCGAAGAGATGCTGTCGAACTTCGGCCGGCCCTACCACTCCAGCAAGGGGCGACCCGGGGGCGGCCTCGGCTTGTTCCTGAGCGTGAACGTGGCCCGCAAGCTGGGCGGCAACGTGATCGCCTGCAACCGCAAGACCGGCGGTGCCGAAGTGACCATCGACCTGCCGCTGGCCGCGCTGACGCTGCCGCCCGAAGCCGCGCCGCCCAACCGGAGCCCCGATTGA
- a CDS encoding SURF1 family protein has translation MTDRPGRTGGVLRIVVCLAALLAAAGFVALSAWQWQRLAWKEALIERVERQLSAAPQPLPPARDWPGMSREADEYRPVALQGWLEPEREIRVLASTELGRGHWVMVPLHLTSGGRVWLNRGFVPEALGNRPAALPPGAPQAQVQVTGLLRFSEAGSWLWQRNDPAAGRWVGREVAALSQAAGIEAAPFFIDVSRDGEHVGERVASASAATGAVPSASAPAMDIHIPQGGLTVLRFSNNHRGYALTWLALATGSVAAAVMLWRYKPDSRNA, from the coding sequence TTGACCGATCGCCCGGGGCGTACTGGGGGCGTGCTGCGCATCGTGGTCTGCCTGGCCGCCTTGCTGGCGGCCGCCGGCTTCGTTGCGCTGTCGGCCTGGCAGTGGCAACGACTGGCCTGGAAAGAGGCGCTGATCGAGCGCGTCGAGCGCCAGCTGAGCGCCGCGCCGCAGCCGCTGCCGCCGGCGCGCGACTGGCCCGGCATGAGCCGTGAGGCCGACGAGTACCGGCCGGTCGCGCTGCAGGGCTGGCTGGAGCCGGAACGCGAGATCCGCGTGCTGGCCAGCACCGAGCTGGGCCGCGGCCACTGGGTGATGGTGCCGCTGCACCTGACCAGCGGCGGGCGGGTCTGGTTGAACCGGGGCTTCGTGCCCGAAGCTCTGGGCAACCGGCCGGCCGCTTTGCCGCCCGGTGCACCGCAGGCCCAGGTGCAGGTCACCGGCCTGCTGCGCTTCTCCGAAGCCGGCAGCTGGCTGTGGCAGCGCAACGACCCTGCCGCCGGCCGCTGGGTGGGCCGCGAAGTGGCCGCGCTGTCGCAGGCCGCCGGCATCGAGGCCGCGCCGTTCTTCATCGACGTGAGTCGGGATGGCGAGCACGTGGGCGAGCGCGTCGCCAGCGCATCGGCCGCCACCGGCGCCGTACCCTCCGCCAGCGCCCCCGCCATGGACATTCACATTCCCCAAGGCGGCTTGACGGTGCTGCGCTTCAGCAACAATCACCGCGGTTACGCGCTCACCTGGCTGGCGCTGGCCACCGGCAGTGTGGCGGCGGCGGTGATGCTGTGGCGTTATAAGCCGGACAGCCGCAACGCCTGA
- the cyoD gene encoding cytochrome o ubiquinol oxidase subunit IV has product MAATHDTHAENLDHPHHDHGEPEYHATYKGYITGFLLSVVLTAIPFWLVMAKVLPTPGITAAVILVMAAVQVVVHMVYFLHMNARVEQGWSLLALVFTGVLVVIMLAGSIWVMHHLNTNMMPVHDMRTRP; this is encoded by the coding sequence ATGGCTGCGACACACGACACCCACGCTGAGAACCTGGACCACCCGCACCACGACCATGGTGAGCCGGAGTACCACGCCACCTACAAGGGCTACATCACCGGCTTCCTGCTGTCGGTGGTGCTCACCGCCATCCCGTTCTGGCTGGTGATGGCCAAGGTGCTGCCCACGCCGGGCATCACGGCTGCCGTCATCCTGGTGATGGCTGCGGTGCAGGTGGTGGTGCACATGGTGTACTTCCTGCACATGAATGCCCGGGTGGAGCAGGGCTGGTCGCTGCTGGCGCTGGTGTTCACCGGTGTGCTGGTGGTCATCATGCTGGCCGGCTCGATCTGGGTGATGCACCACCTGAACACCAACATGATGCCCGTGCACGACATGCGCACGCGGCCCTGA
- the cyoC gene encoding cytochrome o ubiquinol oxidase subunit III: MTAISHAAGDASGAPLKFYDDGSHHPQQGTLLGFWLYLMSDCLIFAILFAVYAVYGQSYAAGPSGADLFDLPLVAINTAMLLLSSITYGFAMIAMNQRNQGKVLLWLAITGLFGLAFVGLELYEFHHLIHEGAGPQRSAFLSSFFALVGTHGLHVSFGILWLVTLMIQVKKLGLTPANRRRLMCLSMFWHFLDVIWIGVFTFVYLMGSMPPAV, from the coding sequence ATGACGGCCATTTCGCACGCAGCGGGGGACGCCTCCGGCGCCCCGCTGAAGTTCTACGACGACGGCAGCCACCACCCGCAGCAAGGCACGCTGCTGGGTTTCTGGCTGTACCTGATGAGCGACTGCCTCATCTTCGCGATCCTGTTCGCGGTGTACGCGGTGTACGGCCAGAGCTACGCGGCTGGTCCCTCGGGCGCCGATCTGTTCGACCTGCCGCTGGTGGCCATCAACACGGCCATGCTGCTGCTGTCGTCGATCACCTACGGCTTCGCGATGATCGCGATGAACCAGCGCAACCAGGGCAAGGTGCTCCTGTGGCTGGCCATCACCGGCTTGTTCGGCCTGGCTTTCGTCGGCCTCGAGCTGTATGAGTTTCACCACCTGATCCATGAAGGCGCGGGCCCGCAGCGCAGTGCCTTCCTGTCCTCGTTCTTCGCGCTGGTGGGCACCCACGGCCTGCACGTGAGCTTCGGCATCCTGTGGCTGGTCACGCTGATGATCCAGGTCAAGAAGCTGGGCCTGACGCCGGCCAACCGCCGCCGCCTGATGTGCCTGTCGATGTTCTGGCACTTCCTGGACGTGATCTGGATCGGCGTGTTCACGTTCGTGTACCTGATGGGCTCCATGCCCCCGGCCGTCTGA
- the cyoB gene encoding cytochrome o ubiquinol oxidase subunit I, with translation MSAIYPTENDPLLGRLSLGALPLHEPIILATFAGVAVGGLALLVLMTRYRVWGPLWRDWLTSIDHKKIGIMYMVLGIVMLLRGFADALLMRAQQAMAFGDATGFLNAHHYDQIFTAHGVIMIFFVAMPLVTGFMNYVVPLQIGARDVAFPFLNNFSFWMTAGGAVLMMLSLFVGEFARTGWLAYPPLSGILADPGVGVDYYLWSLQVAGVGTTLSGINLIVTIVKMRAPGMTLMKMPVFTWTSLCTNVLIVVSFPVLTAVLVLLSLDRYVGTNFFTTELGGNAMVYVNLIWIWGHPEVYILVLPVFGIFSEVVATFCSKRLFGYASMVYATVVITILSYLVWLHHFFTMGSGASVNSFFGITTMIISIPTGAKIFNWLFTMYRGRIRFEVPMLWTIGFMVTFVIGGMTGVLLAVPPADFVLHNSLFLIAHFHNVIIGGVVFGVFAGITYWYPKAFGYKLDPFWGKCSFWFWFIGFYFAFMPLYVLGLMGVTRRMSHFQDMSLQIWFQVAAFGAVLIALGIACFIIQLVVSYLRREQNRDLTGDAWGTGRTLEWSTASPPPDYNFAFTPIVHERDAWHHMKEVGAERPLNGFQPIHMPSNTAAGVVIAALSTVMGFALVWHIWWLAGLSFAAVVIAAVVHTFNYHRDYHIPADAVTRTEAERTRQLAALGLVSPKPAGA, from the coding sequence ATGTCCGCCATCTATCCCACCGAGAACGATCCGCTGCTGGGCCGCCTGTCCCTGGGCGCGCTCCCGCTGCACGAGCCCATCATCCTGGCCACCTTCGCCGGCGTCGCCGTCGGCGGCCTGGCGCTGCTGGTGCTGATGACGCGCTACCGCGTCTGGGGCCCGCTGTGGCGCGACTGGCTCACCAGCATCGACCACAAGAAGATCGGCATCATGTACATGGTGCTGGGCATCGTGATGCTGCTGCGCGGCTTTGCCGACGCGCTGCTGATGCGTGCCCAGCAGGCCATGGCCTTCGGTGATGCCACCGGCTTCCTCAACGCGCACCACTACGACCAGATCTTTACCGCCCACGGCGTGATCATGATCTTCTTCGTGGCGATGCCGCTGGTCACCGGCTTCATGAACTACGTGGTGCCGCTGCAGATCGGCGCGCGCGACGTGGCCTTCCCGTTCCTGAACAACTTCAGCTTCTGGATGACCGCCGGTGGCGCGGTGCTGATGATGCTGTCGCTGTTCGTGGGCGAGTTCGCGCGCACCGGCTGGCTGGCCTATCCGCCGCTGTCCGGCATCCTGGCCGATCCGGGCGTGGGGGTGGACTATTACCTCTGGTCGCTGCAGGTGGCGGGGGTGGGCACCACGCTGTCAGGCATCAACCTGATCGTCACCATCGTCAAGATGCGGGCGCCCGGCATGACCCTGATGAAGATGCCCGTCTTCACCTGGACCAGCCTGTGCACCAACGTGCTGATCGTCGTCAGCTTCCCGGTGCTGACCGCCGTGCTGGTGCTGCTCAGCCTGGACCGCTACGTCGGCACCAACTTCTTCACGACGGAGCTGGGCGGCAACGCCATGGTGTACGTCAACCTGATCTGGATCTGGGGCCACCCCGAGGTCTACATCCTGGTGCTGCCGGTGTTCGGCATCTTCTCGGAGGTGGTCGCCACCTTCTGCAGCAAGCGCCTGTTCGGCTATGCCTCGATGGTCTACGCCACGGTGGTGATCACCATCCTGTCGTACCTGGTGTGGCTGCACCACTTCTTCACCATGGGGTCCGGGGCGAGCGTCAACTCGTTCTTCGGCATCACCACGATGATCATCTCGATCCCGACCGGGGCGAAGATCTTCAACTGGCTGTTCACGATGTACCGCGGCCGCATCCGCTTCGAGGTGCCGATGCTGTGGACCATCGGCTTCATGGTCACCTTCGTCATCGGCGGCATGACCGGCGTGCTGCTGGCCGTACCCCCGGCGGACTTCGTGCTGCACAACAGCCTGTTCCTGATCGCGCACTTCCACAACGTGATCATCGGCGGCGTGGTGTTCGGCGTGTTCGCCGGCATCACCTACTGGTACCCGAAGGCCTTCGGCTACAAGCTCGATCCGTTCTGGGGCAAGTGCTCCTTCTGGTTCTGGTTCATCGGCTTCTACTTCGCCTTCATGCCGCTGTACGTGCTGGGCCTGATGGGCGTCACCCGCCGCATGAGCCACTTCCAGGACATGAGCCTGCAGATCTGGTTCCAGGTGGCTGCCTTTGGCGCCGTGCTGATCGCGCTGGGCATCGCCTGCTTCATCATCCAGCTGGTGGTGAGCTACCTGCGCCGCGAGCAGAACCGCGACCTGACCGGCGACGCCTGGGGCACCGGCCGCACGCTGGAGTGGAGCACCGCTTCGCCGCCGCCCGACTACAACTTCGCCTTCACACCCATCGTGCATGAGCGCGATGCCTGGCACCACATGAAGGAAGTCGGCGCCGAGCGTCCGCTGAACGGCTTCCAGCCGATCCACATGCCGTCCAACACGGCCGCGGGCGTGGTCATCGCCGCGTTGTCCACGGTGATGGGCTTCGCGCTGGTGTGGCACATCTGGTGGCTGGCAGGGCTGTCGTTCGCGGCCGTGGTGATTGCCGCGGTGGTGCACACCTTCAACTACCACCGCGACTACCACATCCCGGCCGATGCCGTGACCCGCACCGAGGCCGAGCGCACCCGCCAACTGGCTGCCCTGGGCCTGGTGTCGCCCAAGCCGGCCGGCGCCTGA
- the cyoA gene encoding ubiquinol oxidase subunit II, which translates to MTRLRRPLAAGALAAALLPLAGCNNAIVMNPAGDIARQQADLIITSTVLMLLIIVPVILLTLLFAWRYRARQAAVSSARYEPDWDHSTKLELLIWGAPLLIIIALGTVTWISTHQLDPYRPLSRLDENRALPTNVQTMEVQVVALDWKWLFVYPEQGVAMVNELALPVDRPVRFKITSSTVMNSFYVPALAGQIYAMPGMASTLHAVINKPGTWEGFSANYSGDGFSGMRFAFHGMSAADFDRWVENARGAGAKLDRATYLELAKPSQREAVRRFASVEPDLFDAVVNRCVERGRMCMADMMAIDASGGGGKQGTTSVARASWRGAQTTVVAGLCTPSDPTGTGVTSVTSVLSSLEPAAAAGKL; encoded by the coding sequence ATGACCCGCCTCCGCCGCCCGCTTGCCGCTGGGGCGCTCGCCGCCGCGCTGCTGCCGCTGGCCGGGTGCAACAACGCCATCGTGATGAATCCGGCAGGCGACATCGCCCGCCAGCAGGCAGACCTCATCATCACCTCCACGGTGCTGATGCTGCTGATCATCGTGCCGGTGATCCTGCTGACGCTGCTGTTCGCCTGGCGCTACCGTGCCCGGCAGGCCGCCGTCTCCAGCGCCCGTTACGAGCCCGACTGGGACCACTCCACCAAGCTCGAGCTGCTGATCTGGGGCGCTCCGCTGCTGATCATCATCGCGCTGGGCACCGTCACCTGGATCAGCACCCACCAGCTCGATCCGTACCGCCCGCTGTCGCGCCTGGACGAGAACCGCGCGCTGCCCACCAACGTGCAGACGATGGAAGTGCAGGTGGTGGCGCTGGACTGGAAGTGGCTGTTCGTCTACCCCGAGCAGGGCGTGGCGATGGTCAATGAGCTGGCGCTGCCGGTCGACCGTCCGGTGCGCTTCAAGATCACCTCGTCGACGGTGATGAACTCCTTCTACGTGCCGGCGCTGGCCGGCCAGATCTACGCGATGCCGGGCATGGCCTCGACGCTGCACGCCGTGATCAACAAGCCCGGCACCTGGGAAGGCTTCTCCGCCAACTACAGCGGCGACGGCTTCTCGGGCATGCGCTTCGCGTTCCACGGCATGTCGGCGGCCGACTTCGACCGGTGGGTCGAAAACGCCCGCGGCGCCGGCGCCAAGCTGGACCGTGCCACCTACCTGGAACTGGCCAAGCCCAGCCAGCGTGAGGCGGTGCGCCGCTTCGCCAGCGTCGAGCCCGACCTGTTCGACGCGGTGGTCAACCGCTGCGTGGAGCGTGGCCGCATGTGCATGGCCGACATGATGGCCATCGACGCCAGCGGCGGCGGTGGCAAGCAGGGCACCACCTCGGTGGCCCGTGCCAGCTGGCGCGGCGCGCAGACCACCGTCGTGGCCGGCCTGTGCACGCCGTCCGATCCCACCGGCACGGGCGTCACCAGCGTGACCTCCGTCCTTTCTTCCCTCGAACCCGCGGCTGCAGCCGGCAAGCTCTGA
- a CDS encoding MFS transporter has protein sequence MSDNTTLTHPVPGSMPPRRDAPAPHHDGAVTPDDIAVGVLVGRTCEYFDFFVYGLASVLVFPALFFPHLERLDALLASFTVFSLAFVARPVGTLAGMAIQRRYGRGVKLTLAMFGLGTATCTMALLPGTATWGGAIAALAFCRVLQGLAIGAAWDGLPSLLAINAPAHRRGWYAMMGQLGAPVGFGIAATLFAYLMTNVAPEDFFAWGWRFPFFVAFALNVVALFARLQLVLDNDFADALRKHELEPSSLRELLSDERGGRTLAVGAFAALSSFALVHLVTVFPLSWLSLSSSRNLTDVLWLQVGCAVLGVGGMLVSGWMADRIGRRTTLGSLAVAIGVYGIATPWLLDGGNAGQNLFFMLGFILFGLSYAQAAGAAASAFSPSQRYLGAALSADLAWLFGAAAAPLVALYLSANYGLGAVSLYLLSGMAGTLLALGVHKRVGS, from the coding sequence ATGTCCGACAACACCACGCTCACCCATCCCGTCCCCGGCAGCATGCCTCCCCGGCGAGACGCCCCGGCCCCGCACCACGACGGCGCGGTCACTCCCGACGACATCGCCGTCGGCGTGCTCGTCGGCCGGACCTGCGAGTACTTTGACTTTTTCGTCTATGGCCTGGCGTCGGTATTGGTATTTCCGGCACTTTTCTTCCCGCACCTGGAGCGCTTGGACGCCCTGCTGGCGTCCTTCACCGTCTTTTCGCTGGCCTTCGTCGCCCGCCCGGTGGGCACGCTGGCCGGCATGGCCATCCAGCGGCGCTACGGCCGCGGCGTCAAGCTGACGCTGGCGATGTTCGGCCTGGGCACCGCCACCTGCACGATGGCGCTGCTGCCCGGCACCGCCACCTGGGGTGGTGCCATCGCCGCGCTCGCCTTCTGCCGGGTGCTGCAGGGCCTGGCGATCGGCGCCGCCTGGGACGGCCTGCCCTCGCTGCTGGCCATCAACGCCCCGGCGCACCGCCGCGGCTGGTACGCGATGATGGGCCAGTTGGGCGCGCCGGTCGGCTTCGGCATCGCCGCCACGCTGTTCGCCTACCTGATGACCAACGTCGCCCCGGAAGACTTCTTCGCCTGGGGTTGGCGCTTCCCGTTCTTCGTGGCCTTCGCGCTGAACGTGGTGGCCCTGTTCGCCCGGCTGCAGCTGGTGCTGGACAACGACTTCGCCGACGCCCTGCGCAAGCACGAGCTGGAACCCAGCAGCCTGCGTGAGCTGCTGTCCGACGAGCGCGGCGGCCGCACGCTGGCGGTCGGCGCCTTCGCCGCGCTGTCCAGCTTCGCGCTGGTGCACCTGGTGACGGTGTTCCCGCTGTCGTGGCTGAGCCTGAGCTCTTCGCGCAACCTGACCGACGTGCTGTGGCTGCAGGTGGGCTGCGCGGTGCTGGGCGTGGGCGGCATGCTGGTCTCGGGCTGGATGGCCGACCGCATCGGCCGCCGCACCACGCTGGGTTCGCTGGCGGTGGCCATCGGTGTCTACGGCATCGCCACGCCGTGGCTGCTGGACGGCGGCAATGCCGGCCAGAACCTCTTCTTCATGCTGGGCTTCATCCTGTTCGGGCTCAGCTACGCGCAAGCTGCGGGCGCTGCGGCCTCGGCCTTCTCGCCGAGCCAGCGTTACCTGGGCGCCGCCCTGTCGGCCGACCTGGCCTGGCTGTTCGGCGCCGCGGCGGCTCCGTTGGTGGCGCTGTACCTCTCGGCCAACTACGGCCTGGGCGCCGTGAGCCTGTACCTGCTGTCCGGCATGGCCGGCACGCTGCTGGCGCTGGGCGTGCACAAGCGGGTGGGTAGCTGA
- the ettA gene encoding energy-dependent translational throttle protein EttA: protein MAQYVFTMNRVGKIVPPKRQILKDVSLSFFPGAKIGVLGLNGSGKSTLLKIMAGIDKDIEGEAVAMPDLKIGYLPQEPEIDPELTVRQAVEQGIGGVLAAKARLDQVYAEYAEPDADFDKLAAEQAELEAIIAAAGSENTELVMEIAADALRLPPWDAVIGKLSGGEKRRVALCRLLLSKPDMLLLDEPTNHLDAESVDWLEQFLQRFPGTVVAITHDRYFLDNAAEWILELDRGRGIPYQGNYSTWLEQKEKRLELEQRTEDARTKAMKVELEWVRKNAKGRQAKSKARLARFEELSDVEYQKRNETNEIFIPVAERLGHEVIEFTNVTKSFGDRVLIDDLSFKVPAGAIVGIIGPNGAGKSTLFRMISGQEQPDSGTVSIGRTVKMAFVDQSRASLEGDKTVWEDVSGGLDNIVVGKFVMPSRAYIGRFNFKGNDQQKLVKNLSGGERGRLHLAKTLAQGGNVLMLDEPSNDLDVETLRALEDALLEFAGSVMVISHDRWFLDRIATHILAAEGDSKWVFFDGNYQEYEADKKKRLGEEGARPHRLRYKALK from the coding sequence ATGGCCCAGTACGTTTTCACCATGAACCGCGTCGGCAAGATCGTGCCGCCGAAGCGGCAGATCCTGAAGGACGTGTCGCTGTCCTTCTTCCCCGGCGCCAAGATCGGCGTGCTCGGCCTCAACGGCTCGGGCAAGTCCACGCTGCTGAAGATCATGGCCGGCATCGACAAGGACATCGAAGGCGAAGCCGTCGCGATGCCCGACCTGAAGATCGGCTACCTGCCGCAGGAACCCGAGATCGACCCCGAGCTGACCGTGCGCCAGGCGGTGGAGCAGGGCATCGGCGGCGTGCTGGCCGCCAAGGCCCGGCTCGATCAGGTCTATGCCGAGTACGCCGAGCCCGACGCCGACTTCGACAAGCTGGCCGCCGAGCAGGCCGAGCTGGAAGCCATCATCGCGGCCGCCGGCAGCGAGAACACCGAGCTGGTGATGGAAATCGCCGCCGACGCGCTGCGCCTGCCGCCGTGGGACGCCGTCATCGGCAAGCTCTCGGGCGGTGAAAAGCGCCGCGTGGCCCTGTGCCGCCTGCTGCTGAGCAAGCCCGACATGCTGCTGCTCGACGAACCCACCAACCACCTGGATGCCGAGTCGGTCGATTGGCTGGAGCAGTTCCTGCAGCGCTTCCCGGGCACCGTGGTGGCCATCACCCACGATCGCTACTTCCTCGACAACGCGGCCGAGTGGATCCTGGAACTGGACCGCGGTCGCGGCATCCCCTACCAGGGCAACTACTCCACCTGGCTGGAGCAGAAGGAAAAGCGCCTGGAGCTGGAACAGCGCACCGAAGACGCCCGTACCAAGGCCATGAAGGTGGAACTGGAGTGGGTGCGCAAGAACGCCAAGGGCCGGCAGGCCAAGAGCAAGGCGCGCCTGGCCCGCTTCGAGGAACTGAGCGACGTCGAATACCAGAAGCGCAACGAAACCAACGAGATCTTCATTCCCGTGGCCGAGCGCCTGGGCCATGAAGTCATCGAGTTCACCAACGTCACCAAGAGCTTCGGCGACCGGGTGCTGATCGACGACCTGAGCTTCAAGGTGCCGGCCGGCGCCATCGTCGGCATCATCGGCCCCAACGGCGCGGGCAAGTCGACGCTGTTCCGCATGATCTCGGGCCAGGAACAGCCCGACAGCGGCACGGTGAGCATCGGCCGCACCGTCAAGATGGCGTTCGTCGACCAGAGCCGTGCCTCGCTGGAAGGCGACAAGACGGTGTGGGAAGACGTCTCGGGCGGCCTGGACAACATCGTCGTCGGCAAGTTCGTGATGCCCTCGCGCGCCTACATCGGCCGCTTCAACTTCAAGGGCAACGACCAGCAGAAGCTGGTCAAGAACCTGTCGGGCGGTGAGCGCGGCCGCCTGCACCTGGCCAAGACCCTGGCCCAGGGCGGCAACGTGCTGATGCTGGACGAACCGTCGAACGACCTGGACGTGGAAACCCTGCGGGCGCTGGAAGACGCGCTGCTGGAATTCGCCGGCTCGGTGATGGTGATCAGCCACGACCGCTGGTTCCTGGACCGCATCGCCACCCACATCCTGGCCGCCGAAGGCGACTCGAAGTGGGTGTTCTTTGACGGCAACTACCAGGAGTACGAAGCCGACAAGAAGAAGCGCCTGGGCGAGGAGGGCGCACGCCCGCACCGTCTGCGCTACAAGGCGCTCAAGTAA